A single window of Elusimicrobiaceae bacterium DNA harbors:
- a CDS encoding M48 family metallopeptidase gives MINAQTDINTTISEVQLFIEQLKKDLPEVFAKENKTTGCQAGPGEKKILFKGILHDYKLVRDPESAPEVVISENCIRVHTGSAAGNAPVALLENWMRRTAEDTLAARVAYWSELMGVTYNRVTVKDQKTLWGSCSEKSNLNFSWRVIKAPESVLDYLVIHELAHLKHLNHKTEFWQFVEQFCPDYKNRRRWLHEYKDSLFTELPTTDL, from the coding sequence ATGATCAATGCGCAAACCGATATCAATACCACTATAAGCGAAGTGCAGCTGTTTATCGAACAATTGAAAAAGGATCTGCCGGAAGTATTTGCAAAAGAGAACAAAACCACGGGCTGTCAGGCGGGGCCCGGCGAAAAGAAAATCCTGTTCAAAGGCATTTTGCACGATTATAAACTGGTGCGGGATCCAGAATCTGCGCCCGAAGTGGTGATATCGGAAAACTGCATCCGCGTGCACACCGGCAGCGCCGCCGGAAACGCGCCCGTGGCGCTGCTGGAAAACTGGATGCGCCGGACAGCGGAAGACACCCTCGCCGCGCGCGTGGCCTACTGGTCCGAACTGATGGGCGTGACCTATAACCGCGTCACGGTAAAGGACCAGAAAACCCTCTGGGGCAGTTGTTCCGAGAAAAGCAATCTGAATTTTTCCTGGCGCGTCATAAAAGCGCCGGAAAGCGTGCTGGACTATCTCGTCATCCACGAGCTGGCGCACCTCAAACACCTCAACCACAAAACCGAATTCTGGCAGTTCGTAGAGCAGTTCTGCCCGGATTACAAAAACCGGCGCCGCTGGCTGCACGAGTACAAGGACAGCCTGTTTACTGAACTCCCCACAACGGACCTCT